A section of the Brachyhypopomus gauderio isolate BG-103 chromosome 13, BGAUD_0.2, whole genome shotgun sequence genome encodes:
- the tbc1d31 gene encoding TBC1 domain family member 31 isoform X2 has translation MQTTDIGAKEDGKLWQRKPVPSNKGILVNLIRSASAYQTKTVRFLHVAFDTTGESFLAGDHHGNIYLFDISRNRFQLVQKTGLACTALAFSLRRTTEFLVALSDYSIKCYDKDTRQLVSWMRGHEGAVSSLSVHGSGRYAISTSSDAAQLWDLDTFQRKRKLNVLQSTGIQKVFFLPLSNTILSCFTDDSIFAWESDTLVCAYQLPVPQEGPRMHYKAFAVTQNGKMLAAGGRTSLVHLWCLERRQLVRVMQMPQEVRTVRHLDFLPDSFDGGSSQVLGVLSQDGVMRFINIQTCKRLFSIGSHEDAVVSTAVCPKGRHVAAVMDGGSVRVYSVRALTQEVNKPPQPLVRRVMGERGPGGPCLKTKDHAGTGRRHNRTSGHKTRILHPPPASALEDKENDLPSRMICLNKKRLQTLLRTFGEYPAKYRMFIWRSLLRLPENHAAYSSLTEKGLHCSCVSLHERYPIKSPKLQRGLQRVLSALAHWSAIFGETEYLPLLVFPFVKLFPNNPLVCFEVVASVLVNWCQHWFEYFPNPPLNILSVAENVLAYHDAELLHHLITCGVTSQLYAWPLLETLFSEVLTREEWLKLFDNIFSNHPSFLLMAVVAYVTISRAPLLLCTHRDDFEYFFHHRNNLDVSAVLTEAYRLMDSTPAELHPNVVLSDFEPLTRGQYPIFNKYPTFIVEYQCQERERIRQQEMEYLRERQALQELRAEAVRQQAEDQAWHTQQELLQEAEEQRRRLLREEESRLAQQRARLAAMRRELKVKEVVLLDTSRRRFLRHQQNQRRIELNRLDDEIQRKKTLRDQETSAAVQDMEVKQMELDAQRRLFEQQLAKEQERVSQEVRAEVEARRRRAELEDSAFHNHLQSDRDLHQETKRVLEESLAEAGQLDIDADWQTEVIRRLEEVDEEQGRRRQELADLSRETQTKEEQLVQLMMEAEDKRWTEAGAKQARLEEEKRTAATHQTSRLPKRTDETAPHQPRRSQDEAMNRLREKRIRSPCSTRGLLHEPDRSQTSSASMCLNSQSSPDESTCFSLERGRGRLDCQERALLQEVRELRQKLAARARAGDHTSLSASSQHSQHSQ, from the exons ATGCAAACAACCGACATCGGGGCTAAGGAGGACGGAAAATTATGGCAGCGCAAACCAGTTCCTTCAAACAAAGG GATCTTGGTGAATCTGATACGCAGTGCATCAGCTTACCAAACCAAGACGGTTCGTTTCCTACATGTGGCATTTGACACTACCGGAGAGTCGTTCCTTGCTGGCGATCACCATGGGAACATCTATTTGTTTGATATTAGCAGAAACCG ATTCCAGCTGGTCCAGAAAACGGGTCTGGCGTGCACCGCTCTAGCCTTCAGCCTGCGCAGAACGACAGAGTTTCTGGTCGCCCTGTCGGATTATTCCATCAAATGCTACGACAAAG ACACTAGGCAGCTCGTGAGCTGGATGAGGGGTCACGAGGGAGCCGTGTCCTCTCTGTCGGTCCACGGCTCCGGCCGCTACGCCATCAGCACCTCCTCCGACGCCGCTCAGCTGTGGGACCTGGACACCTTTCAGCGGAAGAGAAAACTGAACGTGCTGCAGTCCACGGGCATACAGAAG GTGTTCTTCCTCCCGCTGAGCAACACCATCCTAAGCTGCTTCACCGACGACTCCATCTTCGCTTGGGAGAGCGACACTCTGGTCTGCGCGTACCAGCTGCCTGTTCCGCAGGAGGGGCCCCGGATGCACTACAAGGCCTTTGCCGTCACGCA GAATGGGAAGATGCTGGCGGCCGGGGGACGTACAAGCTTAGTCCACCTGTGGTGCTTGGAAAGGCGGCAGCTCGTGAGGGTGATGCAGATGCCACAGGAAGTGCGGACCGTGAGGCATCTGGATTTCCTGCCGGACAGTTTTGATGGTGGATCCAGCCAG GTTTTGGGCGTCCTGAGCCAGGACGGCGTCATGCGCTTCATCAACATCCAGACGTGCAAGCGTCTCTTCTCCATCGGCTCACACGAGGACGCCGTCGTCTCCACCGCCGTCTGTCCCAAAGGTCGCCACGTCGCTGCCGTGATGGACGGTGGCTCCGTCAGGGTCTACAGTGTGCGCGCTCTCACTCAGGAAGTCAACAAG CCTCCGCAGCCTCTGGTGAGACGGGTGATGGGGGAGCGAGGGCCTGGCGGCCCGTGTTTGAAGACGAAAGATCATGCAGGAACAGGACGCCGTCACAACAGGACGTCTGGACACAAGACCAGAATTCTGCACCCCCCACCTGCTTCTGCACTGGAAGACAAAGAG AATGATCTGCCTTCCAGAATGATCTGTCTTAATAAGAAGAGACTACAGACTCTGCTTAGAACGTTTGGAGAGTACCCTGCTAAATACAG gatgttcATTTGGCGCTCTCTGCTGCGTCTGCCCGAGAACCATGCGGCCTACAGCAGTCTGACTGAGAAGGGCCTGCACTGTTCCTGTGTCAGCCTGCATGAGCGCTACCCCATCAAGAGCCCCAAACTGCAGAGAGGACTGCAGAG GGTTCTGTCTGCGCTCGCTCACTGGTCCGCCATTTTTGGTGAAACGGAGTACCTTCCTCTGTTGGTGTTCCCATTTGTCAAGCTCTTCCCGAACAATCCTCTTGTCTGCTTCGAAGTCGTGGCCAGCGTCCTTG TTAACTGGTGCCAGCACTGGTTCGAGTACTTCCCGAACCCTCCTCTGAACATCCTGAGCGTGGCGGAGAACGTGCTGGCGTACCACGATGCCGAACTCCTGCATCACCTGATCACCTGTGGTGTCACCTCGCAG TTGTATGCGTGGCCCCTGTTGGAAACCCTGTTCTCCGAGGTGCTGACCAGAGAGGAATGGCTGAAGCTGTTTGATAACATTTTCTCCAACCACCCATCCTTCCTGTTGATGGCCGTGGTGGCCTACGTGACCATCAGCAGAGCTCCATTACTGCTCTGCACCCACAGAGACGACTTTGAG TACTTTTTCCACCACCGCAACAACCTGGACGTCTCGGCGGTGCTGACGGAGGCCTACCGCTTGATGGACTCCACCCCGGCAGAGCTGCACCCGAACGTGGTGCTGAGCGACTTCGAGCCCCTCACCCGGGGCCAGTACCCCATTTTCAACAAGTACCCCACCTTTATAGTGGAGTACCAGTGTCAGGAGCGGGAACGCATCCGCCAGCAAGAGATGGAATACCTCAGAGAGAG GCAGGCGCTCCAGGAGCTACGTGCGGAGGCCGTGAGGCAGCAGGCGGAGGACCAGGCCTGGCACACgcagcaggagctgctccaggaGGCCGAGGAGCAGCGCAGGAGGCTCCTGCGGGAGGAGGAGAGCAGGCTCGCTCAGCAGAGAGCCAG GCTGGCCGCCATGAGGCGCGAGCTGAAGGTGAAGGAGGTGGTGCTGCTCGACACGTCCAGGAGACGCTTCCTCAGACACCAGCAGAACCAGCGCAGGATTGAGCTCAACCGTCTAGATGATGAGATCCAGAGAAAG AAGACGCTGCGAGACCAGGAGACCTCTGCCGCCGTGCAGGACATGGAGGTGAAACAGATGGAGCTGGATGCCCAGAGAAGATTGTTTGAGCAG CAATTGGCCAAAGAGCAGGAGCGGGTGAGCCAGGAGGTCAGAGCCGAGGTGGAGGCTCGGCGGCGAAGGGCGGAGCTAGAGGACTCCGCCTTCCACAACCACCTCCAATCAGACAGGGACCTCCACCAGGAGACCAAAAGG GTGTTGGAGGAGTCGCTGGCAGAGGCGGGGCAGCTCGACATCGATGCTGATTGGCAGACGGAGGTGATCAGGCGATTGGAGGAGGTGGATGAGGAGCAGGGGAGGCGGAGACAGGAGCTTGCTGACCTCAGCCGAGAAACCCAGACGAAGGAGGAGCAGCTGGTTCAGCTGATGATGGAGGCGGAGGACAAGCGT TGGACAGAGGCAGGAGCCAAACAGGCTCGTCTGGAGGAGGAGAAGCGGACAGCCGCCACCCACCAGACGTCCCGCCTCCCCAAACGCACAGACGAGACGGCCCCGCACCAGCCGAGGAGGAGCCAGGACGAGGCCATGA ATCGGCTCCGTGAGAAGAGGATCCGCTCCCCCTGCTCAACGAGAGGCCTGTTGCACGAGCCTGACCGTTCACAAACCAGCTCTGCCAGTATGTGTCTGAACAGCCAGTCCTCTCCAGATGAATCCACATGTT TTTCCCTGGAGCGTGGCCGCGGCAGGCTGGACTGCCAGGAGAGGGCGCTGCTCCAGGAGGTGCGAGAACTCCGGCAGAAGCTGGCAGCCCGAGCCAGAGCTGGAGACCACACTTCCCTGTCAGCCAGCTCCCAGCACTCCCAGCACTCCCAGTGA
- the tbc1d31 gene encoding TBC1 domain family member 31 isoform X1: MQTTDIGAKEDGKLWQRKPVPSNKGILVNLIRSASAYQTKTVRFLHVAFDTTGESFLAGDHHGNIYLFDISRNRFQLVQKTGLACTALAFSLRRTTEFLVALSDYSIKCYDKDTRQLVSWMRGHEGAVSSLSVHGSGRYAISTSSDAAQLWDLDTFQRKRKLNVLQSTGIQKVFFLPLSNTILSCFTDDSIFAWESDTLVCAYQLPVPQEGPRMHYKAFAVTQNGKMLAAGGRTSLVHLWCLERRQLVRVMQMPQEVRTVRHLDFLPDSFDGGSSQVLGVLSQDGVMRFINIQTCKRLFSIGSHEDAVVSTAVCPKGRHVAAVMDGGSVRVYSVRALTQEVNKPPQPLVRRVMGERGPGGPCLKTKDHAGTGRRHNRTSGHKTRILHPPPASALEDKENDLPSRMICLNKKRLQTLLRTFGEYPAKYRMFIWRSLLRLPENHAAYSSLTEKGLHCSCVSLHERYPIKSPKLQRGLQRVLSALAHWSAIFGETEYLPLLVFPFVKLFPNNPLVCFEVVASVLVNWCQHWFEYFPNPPLNILSVAENVLAYHDAELLHHLITCGVTSQLYAWPLLETLFSEVLTREEWLKLFDNIFSNHPSFLLMAVVAYVTISRAPLLLCTHRDDFEYFFHHRNNLDVSAVLTEAYRLMDSTPAELHPNVVLSDFEPLTRGQYPIFNKYPTFIVEYQCQERERIRQQEMEYLRERQALQELRAEAVRQQAEDQAWHTQQELLQEAEEQRRRLLREEESRLAQQRARLAAMRRELKVKEVVLLDTSRRRFLRHQQNQRRIELNRLDDEIQRKKTLRDQETSAAVQDMEVKQMELDAQRRLFEQQLAKEQERVSQEVRAEVEARRRRAELEDSAFHNHLQSDRDLHQETKRVLEESLAEAGQLDIDADWQTEVIRRLEEVDEEQGRRRQELADLSRETQTKEEQLVQLMMEAEDKRVRGRWTEAGAKQARLEEEKRTAATHQTSRLPKRTDETAPHQPRRSQDEAMNRLREKRIRSPCSTRGLLHEPDRSQTSSASMCLNSQSSPDESTCFSLERGRGRLDCQERALLQEVRELRQKLAARARAGDHTSLSASSQHSQHSQ, translated from the exons ATGCAAACAACCGACATCGGGGCTAAGGAGGACGGAAAATTATGGCAGCGCAAACCAGTTCCTTCAAACAAAGG GATCTTGGTGAATCTGATACGCAGTGCATCAGCTTACCAAACCAAGACGGTTCGTTTCCTACATGTGGCATTTGACACTACCGGAGAGTCGTTCCTTGCTGGCGATCACCATGGGAACATCTATTTGTTTGATATTAGCAGAAACCG ATTCCAGCTGGTCCAGAAAACGGGTCTGGCGTGCACCGCTCTAGCCTTCAGCCTGCGCAGAACGACAGAGTTTCTGGTCGCCCTGTCGGATTATTCCATCAAATGCTACGACAAAG ACACTAGGCAGCTCGTGAGCTGGATGAGGGGTCACGAGGGAGCCGTGTCCTCTCTGTCGGTCCACGGCTCCGGCCGCTACGCCATCAGCACCTCCTCCGACGCCGCTCAGCTGTGGGACCTGGACACCTTTCAGCGGAAGAGAAAACTGAACGTGCTGCAGTCCACGGGCATACAGAAG GTGTTCTTCCTCCCGCTGAGCAACACCATCCTAAGCTGCTTCACCGACGACTCCATCTTCGCTTGGGAGAGCGACACTCTGGTCTGCGCGTACCAGCTGCCTGTTCCGCAGGAGGGGCCCCGGATGCACTACAAGGCCTTTGCCGTCACGCA GAATGGGAAGATGCTGGCGGCCGGGGGACGTACAAGCTTAGTCCACCTGTGGTGCTTGGAAAGGCGGCAGCTCGTGAGGGTGATGCAGATGCCACAGGAAGTGCGGACCGTGAGGCATCTGGATTTCCTGCCGGACAGTTTTGATGGTGGATCCAGCCAG GTTTTGGGCGTCCTGAGCCAGGACGGCGTCATGCGCTTCATCAACATCCAGACGTGCAAGCGTCTCTTCTCCATCGGCTCACACGAGGACGCCGTCGTCTCCACCGCCGTCTGTCCCAAAGGTCGCCACGTCGCTGCCGTGATGGACGGTGGCTCCGTCAGGGTCTACAGTGTGCGCGCTCTCACTCAGGAAGTCAACAAG CCTCCGCAGCCTCTGGTGAGACGGGTGATGGGGGAGCGAGGGCCTGGCGGCCCGTGTTTGAAGACGAAAGATCATGCAGGAACAGGACGCCGTCACAACAGGACGTCTGGACACAAGACCAGAATTCTGCACCCCCCACCTGCTTCTGCACTGGAAGACAAAGAG AATGATCTGCCTTCCAGAATGATCTGTCTTAATAAGAAGAGACTACAGACTCTGCTTAGAACGTTTGGAGAGTACCCTGCTAAATACAG gatgttcATTTGGCGCTCTCTGCTGCGTCTGCCCGAGAACCATGCGGCCTACAGCAGTCTGACTGAGAAGGGCCTGCACTGTTCCTGTGTCAGCCTGCATGAGCGCTACCCCATCAAGAGCCCCAAACTGCAGAGAGGACTGCAGAG GGTTCTGTCTGCGCTCGCTCACTGGTCCGCCATTTTTGGTGAAACGGAGTACCTTCCTCTGTTGGTGTTCCCATTTGTCAAGCTCTTCCCGAACAATCCTCTTGTCTGCTTCGAAGTCGTGGCCAGCGTCCTTG TTAACTGGTGCCAGCACTGGTTCGAGTACTTCCCGAACCCTCCTCTGAACATCCTGAGCGTGGCGGAGAACGTGCTGGCGTACCACGATGCCGAACTCCTGCATCACCTGATCACCTGTGGTGTCACCTCGCAG TTGTATGCGTGGCCCCTGTTGGAAACCCTGTTCTCCGAGGTGCTGACCAGAGAGGAATGGCTGAAGCTGTTTGATAACATTTTCTCCAACCACCCATCCTTCCTGTTGATGGCCGTGGTGGCCTACGTGACCATCAGCAGAGCTCCATTACTGCTCTGCACCCACAGAGACGACTTTGAG TACTTTTTCCACCACCGCAACAACCTGGACGTCTCGGCGGTGCTGACGGAGGCCTACCGCTTGATGGACTCCACCCCGGCAGAGCTGCACCCGAACGTGGTGCTGAGCGACTTCGAGCCCCTCACCCGGGGCCAGTACCCCATTTTCAACAAGTACCCCACCTTTATAGTGGAGTACCAGTGTCAGGAGCGGGAACGCATCCGCCAGCAAGAGATGGAATACCTCAGAGAGAG GCAGGCGCTCCAGGAGCTACGTGCGGAGGCCGTGAGGCAGCAGGCGGAGGACCAGGCCTGGCACACgcagcaggagctgctccaggaGGCCGAGGAGCAGCGCAGGAGGCTCCTGCGGGAGGAGGAGAGCAGGCTCGCTCAGCAGAGAGCCAG GCTGGCCGCCATGAGGCGCGAGCTGAAGGTGAAGGAGGTGGTGCTGCTCGACACGTCCAGGAGACGCTTCCTCAGACACCAGCAGAACCAGCGCAGGATTGAGCTCAACCGTCTAGATGATGAGATCCAGAGAAAG AAGACGCTGCGAGACCAGGAGACCTCTGCCGCCGTGCAGGACATGGAGGTGAAACAGATGGAGCTGGATGCCCAGAGAAGATTGTTTGAGCAG CAATTGGCCAAAGAGCAGGAGCGGGTGAGCCAGGAGGTCAGAGCCGAGGTGGAGGCTCGGCGGCGAAGGGCGGAGCTAGAGGACTCCGCCTTCCACAACCACCTCCAATCAGACAGGGACCTCCACCAGGAGACCAAAAGG GTGTTGGAGGAGTCGCTGGCAGAGGCGGGGCAGCTCGACATCGATGCTGATTGGCAGACGGAGGTGATCAGGCGATTGGAGGAGGTGGATGAGGAGCAGGGGAGGCGGAGACAGGAGCTTGCTGACCTCAGCCGAGAAACCCAGACGAAGGAGGAGCAGCTGGTTCAGCTGATGATGGAGGCGGAGGACAAGCGTGTAAGGGGTCGT TGGACAGAGGCAGGAGCCAAACAGGCTCGTCTGGAGGAGGAGAAGCGGACAGCCGCCACCCACCAGACGTCCCGCCTCCCCAAACGCACAGACGAGACGGCCCCGCACCAGCCGAGGAGGAGCCAGGACGAGGCCATGA ATCGGCTCCGTGAGAAGAGGATCCGCTCCCCCTGCTCAACGAGAGGCCTGTTGCACGAGCCTGACCGTTCACAAACCAGCTCTGCCAGTATGTGTCTGAACAGCCAGTCCTCTCCAGATGAATCCACATGTT TTTCCCTGGAGCGTGGCCGCGGCAGGCTGGACTGCCAGGAGAGGGCGCTGCTCCAGGAGGTGCGAGAACTCCGGCAGAAGCTGGCAGCCCGAGCCAGAGCTGGAGACCACACTTCCCTGTCAGCCAGCTCCCAGCACTCCCAGCACTCCCAGTGA